The following DNA comes from Candidatus Bathyarchaeota archaeon.
TCGTCCATCAACAGTATCTTGGGTGGTATGAGTATGGATCTTCCTACTGCGACCTTCTGCTGCTGGCCTGCTGAAAGTTCTCCAGGCTTCCTAGGGTATAGACTCCTCTCTATTCCAACCTGTTCACTGACATTCTCAACTATCTTCTTGATCTTTGGTGTTACGTATTTTCTGAGTTTGAGGGCGAAGCTGAGGTTTGAATACTTCTTCTCATCGAAGACCTTCATATGTGGGAATAGGGCGTAGCTCTGGAAGACCATGTTCACACCCCTCCTCACAGGCGGAAGGTCGTTGACGAGGGTGCCGTCAATATATATGCTTCCACTGTCAGGCTTCAACAGGCCTGCGATAAGTTTTAGGAGGGTTGTCTTGCCGCATCCGCTTGGACCTACGACGACGAAGAATTCGCCATGCGGAATGAAGAGGTTGAGGCTGTCAACTGCAATAACATCGCCAAACCTCTTTGTGATGTCCACCAAGATCAGACTAGCCATAACTAACTACAATAATTCTTATCAATCAAATATTTAGGTTTATGAGAAGAGATAACGTAATGGAATTTTGGACATTCCGCATTCAGATGTTTCTTCTTTGAATCTCTTTCACTCTATCGAAGTGTTCGTCGGTTGAGACTATTACCTCAGCTTTCTCCAACAACGAGGATGCGGCGTGGATGGAGTCTATGGGGTCCAATCGATACTGCGTCATAAGTTCTAACGCCAACGATAATATGTCTCCATTTACATCCACAAGCTCTAGGCGGGGCATCTTCAGGAAAGCCTGTCCAGCAGAGACCGCATCTTCAAAATTCCTATACTTCCTAACCGCCCAGACGAGCTCATCGAAAGTTAGCGCCGATGTTGAAGCACGTAGCTTGCCCTCCTGCGTCTCTTTAAGGAGAAGTCGAGCTCGATCTCCAACCTCCTCCTGATTCAGGGCTGCGTATATGAAGACATTTGCGTCGAGGTAAAGCATTTTAACCGACCCTTTCCACAAGCTCCTCTTCGTATAGGTGTGTTGGAATCTGCTTGACAGAGGGGCCTCCCTTCGCTATTCTCTCGAATATGGACACGACGTCGATATCCAGTTTCTGCAGAACTACTCT
Coding sequences within:
- a CDS encoding ABC transporter ATP-binding protein, translated to MASLILVDITKRFGDVIAVDSLNLFIPHGEFFVVVGPSGCGKTTLLKLIAGLLKPDSGSIYIDGTLVNDLPPVRRGVNMVFQSYALFPHMKVFDEKKYSNLSFALKLRKYVTPKIKKIVENVSEQVGIERSLYPRKPGELSAGQQQKVAVGRSILIPPKILLMDEPLSNLDPQSRIKVSDEIRKLHRELETTTVYVTHNLVEAMALADRMAVMNRGGIEQVDTPENIYNHPANEFVADFIKYFDFGYQMAKRRMQELVS
- a CDS encoding type II toxin-antitoxin system VapC family toxin, with amino-acid sequence MLYLDANVFIYAALNQEEVGDRARLLLKETQEGKLRASTSALTFDELVWAVRKYRNFEDAVSAGQAFLKMPRLELVDVNGDILSLALELMTQYRLDPIDSIHAASSLLEKAEVIVSTDEHFDRVKEIQRRNI
- a CDS encoding AbrB/MazE/SpoVT family DNA-binding domain-containing protein; this translates as MIEEEMRVGPKGQVVIPKAFRKALKIHPGSKVIFRLEGDRVVLQKLDIDVVSIFERIAKGGPSVKQIPTHLYEEELVERVG